The genome window GATGCCGGAACCGGTGCATATCTTGTCTTGTTTCCTGAGTAACAAAGATATTTTTTTACAGTGGAAAAAGAAATATTCCGTCAATTTTTTTTACTAACGGTATGATTATGAAGGCGGATTTCACCTTTTCTTAAATGTTCCCTATCTTTGCAGTGAAAATGCTATGCGATGGGTTTCAATATTGAAAATGCCGATCTGAAAAAGTTTATCGTTGTTGGTGATAGGGTTCTCATCAAGCCAAAATCGCCTCAGGAAAGAACAAATACAGGACTTTTCCTGCCTCCCGGCGTTCATGAGCAGGAAAAGATACAAAGCGGCTATGTTCTTAAAGTTGGTCCCGGCTATCCTATCCCGGCCATTAATGAAGCTGATGAGCCCTGGAAAAACAAGTCGGATGAGGTGCGTTACGTTCCCCTCCAGCCAAAGGAGGGTGACCTGGCTGTTTATCTTCAGAGCAGTGCTTACGAAATTGAATTCAACCGTGAAAAATATGTCATTGTTCCCCATTCGGCCATTCTGCTGCTGATTCGTGACGAGGAACTTTTCGAATAACTGCTTTCTATAGAACTATTTTCGATTTGCTCCTGTCCTTGTTAACGACAGGCAGTAGCAGGAGTGCAATTAATCCAACAAGGGTCAGGGCAAGATTGGTGGTGGTCCAGGCAATAAGGGCAAATATTTTTGCCGATTCCATTGGTATACCATAAATAAACAGCGTCTGGTAGACCATAAAGTGCCATGCTCCGATTCCTCCCTGAACCGGGGCAATCATTGCCAGCCCCCCCATTACAAAAGCAACCATGCCGGTTCCGAGTGTCAGATGGCTGGTAGGAGGATAACTGAAGAAAACGACATACAACATTACCAGCCACATCAGGTAAATAAATGCCGTGTGACCAATATAAGCCCAGATGCTTTTCAGGTGTATTATCGTTTTGATCCCTTCGGCAAAACTGTGGAGCAAACGGTAAATTTTCCCCGCAAAACGAAATTTCCTGAAGGAATTCCGGAAAAGGAAAAAAGCTGCTATCGCAGCGATGCATAATCCAATAAATAAATAAACATAGGGATTGGACGTCATTTGTCCGATCTTCTCCGAAACACCCGGATTATTCGCAAGAAAGGTTTCAAACACTCCGACCTGTGACAGCAGGATA of Bacteroidales bacterium contains these proteins:
- a CDS encoding co-chaperone GroES yields the protein MGFNIENADLKKFIVVGDRVLIKPKSPQERTNTGLFLPPGVHEQEKIQSGYVLKVGPGYPIPAINEADEPWKNKSDEVRYVPLQPKEGDLAVYLQSSAYEIEFNREKYVIVPHSAILLLIRDEELFE
- a CDS encoding flippase-like domain-containing protein → MKKKILNTLKYLLFFLAGVALFLWVYKDVNLKDLRSELGRLNYWWLALSFFLGLFSHISRAYRWNMLIEPLGYKPRPLNSFLAVMTMYFVNLLVPRAGEVFRCTVLSKYEQIPLTSLVGTVFTERVTDLITLALVATVILLSQVGVFETFLANNPGVSEKIGQMTSNPYVYLFIGLCIAAIAAFFLFRNSFRKFRFAGKIYRLLHSFAEGIKTIIHLKSIWAYIGHTAFIYLMWLVMLYVVFFSYPPTSHLTLGTGMVAFVMGGLAMIAPVQGGIGAWHFMVYQTLFIYGIPMESAKIFALIAWTTTNLALTLVGLIALLLLPVVNKDRSKSKIVL